Below is a window of Phyllopteryx taeniolatus isolate TA_2022b chromosome 16, UOR_Ptae_1.2, whole genome shotgun sequence DNA.
acaacaaatcaCATGTAGTCCGCGGTGCGCTCTTTGCATCTGAAGTGGTTGTCTGCCTATATTTATGCTCTTGTGTGCACTGTGTACAGAAAGACAAGTTCTAAACCGGACTGCAGTCATGGATGAGATGGACCTTCCCCAGATGAAGAAGGAGGTGGAGAGCCTCAAGTACCAGTTGGCTTTCAAAAGAGAGAAGTCCTCCAAAACGGTGACAGAGTGAGTCAATGGAAAAAGAATAGGCGACCCCATTTGAATAGACGCCATCCCTCCATTAATCACCAGATGCTCAAATCAACGTCTCTCCCCGAAAACACACCTTGCAGGAAAACATGTAACTGTATTCGCCTGTTCTGTACAGGAAAAATGAACACACCGTGCCAGTTAAACACCGAAGTAACCTTTGTCATTGTGACTATAAGATTCCAATATGTGTAAAAGCAGCATATCGCAGGTCAAAAGAATCTGCCCCCTCCCAATAAGTCACATGGCATTCACTGAAAAAGCCTCTTCCTTGTAATTGGAGTTAGATTGTTAACTCTTGACCTTTGGCACAacacataataaacaataaCTGTAAATCTCCACTCTCGAACATTTCGTTATAATTCTTAAAAGGTTCATAGATTGGCGGATTTCTCAGGGGCACAAAGAAAGATGAAGTGGACCGGAAGCTGCTCTTGTCAGATGCTGCATTCGAGGTCGACAATCAACCGACACGCTCGGATCATCACAAGTTCGTGCAGCAGCAGTTTGATCAAATACGTTTactattggggggggggggggggggaaacccaCCTAAATGTCAATGTGAAGTTGCGTTGCTGTGTCTTATACTGCATAGTGTCAAATATGCGTACGAAAATCGAAGCATCAAGAAGAGCGGTCTACCCAAGTCCAAGTATCGTTTGAAATGACATTCTCAGGGCAACTGAGAATTCAATGACATGGACGATGAAGAATATTCAGAGGAATGTTTGAAATAATCATTTGTCATTCTTATCTCCATTGAGATCATATTgaaaagaggtttttttttttaacgacacATTCTCTCCTGATGATATGATATCATCGAGTTCGGCACCAACTCATATCGGACAGCTCTCTTAAAAACACCactcttttgaaaatgttatacacatttttatttctgagtattatacaaaaatatgaacacttTATATCCATGTACATTCATGgtgtgctttgtcttttctgtCCTGGAAGAGAATGCTTATAATTGAATGCATTAAAGAATATTGTGTTGTTCTTCTTGTTGGTGAAGGTATAATGAGcatttagataaaaaaaaaaaaagtttttaggTTGTTAGGTGTGTGCGgttttacattattaaaataaagcaATGCGGTGCATCTGcaattgaagattaaatatggTGAAACAGGAAACAGTAGAACAAtgtgtccaataaaaaaaaagcaaaaaagttacaaaaaagaaaattgccaTCTGCTGCAGTTGCTTCTAAGCCAGTGTGGCATCCTTGCTTTGTTACCATAAATGGAAAGGATGGAAAGTCCATAGAGGATTTATGTGGTAATGAAGTTGCTATGGAATTGAAAACATGTTTGTGTCTGTCTCCAAAGTTTGGTGAAGTGGATAGAGGACGGCGTCCCGGAGGATCCCTTTCTGAATCCTGAGTTAATGAAGAACAACCCGTGGGTGGAGAAAGGGAAGTGCATCCTTCTGTAGGAGAACCCAGCAGCCGGTTCCCTTGCAACTTGGCCCGCGGCGCAGGCCTCCGGACCTCCAGATGCCCCTTGACCCCAGGACTCTGCCACACAACCTCTCACCGTGAATGTATAACAGTCCCAAGCGCACGCACCCCGTCGAGgccacacgaacacacacttTTTGACCGCCACACTTTTCACGGCAAGTTCAATACTCGACAATGATCAATACGGCTACTAGATGTCCCCATATACGACAAGCTACTTATGCAGCCGCAAGGCACAATGCTTCATCCCGTCTTTGCAATGAACATGCTTTCATTTGCTCGTGCTTGATGAGCTAATGTGCGCTACTAAGCTTTGGCACTGTCAGGCACCGAACTTCGGTGCCTGCAATGAGAAACACAGTTTGAACTACGTGCCGCTCGCTGAAACTCACTTTTTATACTCGAAAGTAAACCGATTCTTTAGTTTGGTGGCTGACATGATGCCTTACGGTTGCAAATGCTCATTATTTGCATCAATGCTGAATCATTCTCTTGGTTCACAGAAAGCATGAATAATAATTGAAACCCCCCTCATTTGCTTGAATTAATACGCCATGTGAAGGCTTCATGAAGATTGTCGTGTGGACTGTCTACTTCCTTCTACACCTTTTGGGACATTTGGAATCCACTTTAGGGTACTTGTAGGAAAGAAAGTACAAGCCTTTTCTACAAACATGAATGTGACAGCGTGACTTCCAGTGATGTTAAGTAAGGCCCAGTTCTAAGTGTGTTGCTTATTAATATTTACTACGATGTGAATCACAATTTCCGCTGGCACACTATTGGACTGTTCCAAATGAACACTAAGAGGGATTGGCAATTTCAATGAACTGCAATATGTAAGCCACAAGCTCTTGTGGCAGAATTAGAACACAGCACTTAAAAGTACAATAtctctatatctatatagagatatatataGATTAGTTGTTTTGCAACTTTACCACTTGTTATCAATAGATTCTGCTCTGACACAAAAGAGCCAATTTTAAAGCATATGAACAGTCCACTCTTTCTTTCGGTGTTGTTTGCAGACAATAGAATAGTTGAGCTTCCCCAGGATACCAAAACGATCCCACTGCCTGGAATAGTGACCACCAAAAGCCAAAGCCTTTTCCCATCACAGGAAGGAACAAATGTTTACCGTGACAGCAAACGTAGACACGTTTACAGCTTTGAAAGTTAGCATCCCACAATAGTTCTGGCTTCATACAACTTTTAAAGCATGGGTTTCCTATTTCACATTATACAGTAGAACTGCATGTTGTCGTTCTTAAGTGTTATTAGGTCAGAGTGTATGTTTATTGTTGCTCGGGTTTTCTCCAGAGTTCAATGCTCCATCTGCTCCTTACCTATAGTCCCGATGGACAACACAAACCCAAACACAAACTCAGTATACAAACGCTGTCTCGACAGACATGTACAGCCAGACCCCTTTCATTTATGaatcgttgttttttttccgctccatttatttattgatgagGACTTTTTTCTATGATGAATGCTCTCACTTTCCTGTTTGATTTCCTTTGTCTCCGTTTCCCTCATAACACCGAATCGCACGCCGCAATACCTTGTCAGATCAACTGCTGCCTTTGACACAATTTTCTTGTCAGAACGCAAACATTTGGCGTAAGGTTTGAACATGACCCTTGACCTCAACGCTGACCCCGGTATGGATGTGCGTGCGCTTGTGTGTATAATTGCGGCTCATGTGAGCGTTGACATGAGACACGGTTGCAGGAATACAGCTCGGCTGAACAGATCAACaaaacgcacacgcacgcacgcacacaccgatTAGTGAGAATGATGAAAGAGGAGGACAAGGACGACATGGGAACCTCACATCATCGCAGTACTGTAATGACTCTCATTATCATCGCTTTTTCTCGATGACCCAGCTCCCCGAAGGCTGTTCTGTAATTGGGTGACTTTTGCACAACGAATTCATTgcaaatatttaattgaaagtAGTCCATGATGTGCTAATTAATTGGGATTTGCCAACTAATGGAGCACCTACCGTACTGTAAAAAGTGCACCTCCATGCAAAAGAGGAACACCCGATCAAAAAGATACTGGTCCTATTTATTCAATTGTGTGACTAAAATAAAGGCAAATGGAGAAATAAAATCCTGTACCTATTTATTAAACTGTGTGACtaaaagaaagacaaatggtggggggggggggggtccggtACCTCAAACAGTTCACTGAGAGGtaataatgtttcatttttaattgaatgtttTGATTAGTTTAGCTGTTGAAAACTTGTGTAGCCTAGCTCTACGATTGGATGGAACGTTCAAGCGCTGTTTCCCCCCCTCACTGCATGAAGAGGGACTCAAAGTGGCTTCCGCTGCGCAGAACCTCGGAGCTCCGTGTGGAGCTTTCGAGTCCGATCTTGAAATTCTACGTTTGGTCTCTTATCCGACATTTGAATTGAGCAAACATGTACACGAGCGCTGGAAAAGCAGCAAATGCGATTTACTTAACC
It encodes the following:
- the gng13b gene encoding guanine nucleotide-binding protein G(I)/G(S)/G(O) subunit gamma-13b, which gives rise to MDEMDLPQMKKEVESLKYQLAFKREKSSKTVTDLVKWIEDGVPEDPFLNPELMKNNPWVEKGKCILL